GCAAGGCGCATCATCGACGCCTGCACCACCATCGCGTCGCGCACGCGATCCGGCCAGCTCGCCCGCCAGAAACGGATGAGCCAGGGCAGGATCTGGGGCAGATAAGCCGGCGGGATGGTGAGCGGGCCCAGCGGATCGACAAGCCAGCGGGGCGCCTTGCGCATGATGCCCGGAGACGCCAACGGCAGGATGTCCGAGAACGCGAAGGCGCCGGCGTTGCCGAAGCTGGCGCCGTGAGCAGGCTCGCCCCGGTCGATCAGCAGAACATCGCGCCCGTCGTCCTGCAGGAAGGACGCCGCCGCTATGCCGATGATGCCGGCACCGACGACCGCGACATCCACTTCGCTTTCGACTGCGGGATGCGTCACGCCCCGATCTCCGTCTTTGCGCTCAGCCGAAGGCCGGCAGCGCGGGGCGAATCTCTAGCGCATTCCTGATGACCGATTCCACACGCTTGCGTGTCTCACCGGAAAGCGGTTGGCGCGGGGCGCGCACACGCTCGTTCGAGCCAATGGCCAACATCTCCGCCAGCTTGATATTCTGGACGAGATAGGTGCTCACATCGAGATCGAGCAGAGAACGGAACCAGCGGTAGAGCGCCAGCGCCTCGGCATGGCGGCCCTGCTTCATCAGGCGGTAGATGGCGACCGTCTCCTTGGGAAAGGCGCAGACGAGACCCGCGACCCAGCCCACCGCGCCGACCGCAAGCGCCTCGTAGGCGAGATTGTCCACCCCCGTCAGCACGGCGTAGCGATCACCCAGGCGATTGAAGATTTCGGTCGTCCGGCGAATGTCGTCGGAGGATTCCTTGATGGCGACGAAGCGCTTGTCCGAGGCGAGCTCCTCCATCAGGGCCGGCGTCACATCGACGCGATAAGCGATCTTGTTGGAGTAGATCATGATCGGCAGATCGCCGGCCTGCGCCACGGTCCGCAGCGTCGAGACTGTCTCGGCGTCGTTCGTCTGGTAGACGAGGCTCGGCACCACCATCAATCCATCCGCTCCCGACTTGGCGGCGCGCTGCGCGATCTCACAGCTTTCGCGGGTGGAAGCCGCGGCAACCGTCATCAACACGGGCTTGCCGCCGCTGACGGACTTCGCCGTGCGCATGACCTCAATGCGCTCATCCAGCGTCATCATCGGCCCCTCGCCCAACGAACCGCAAACAATGAGGCCATCGCAGCCGGCCTCCATCTGCATGGCAAAGCAGCGGGTCATCTCGTCATGATCGAGAGAACCGTCTTCCTTGAATTTCGACGTCACCGCGGGAAGGACACCAGACCACATGCCTTTTTCCTCCAAGAGCCAAAACCGATCAGACCGCAGGCAGAGTGAGCAACGACCAATGCATTGTCCGCTCCCCCCGAAAACAAGCTGCGGGGAAGCGGGAACGGGCTTGAGCCAAGGCGGGGCCACTCCGCTCGCCAATTCGGAATAAAATATACAATATTCAAATCAAGGCAACAGCACACCAACTGCTATGACCTGCGCTCAGCGCGTTTTGGGCCCACGCAGGAGATAGGTGTCCATGATCCAGCCGTTCTTATCGCGCGCCTCCCGCCTCAGGCGATCGATCTCCCCGGCGACGTCATCGAGCGGGCCGGACACGAGGATTTCCTCCTGCGTGCCGAGATAGGCGCCCCAGTAAATCTCGAGATCCCGACCGACGAGACGCTTGAACGCCTGTTCACCGTCGAGCATCACGACCACGGTGTCTGTTCCGTCCGGCAAGGCCTCGCCCAGCTTTCGACCTGTCGTCACATGCACCGGTTCGCCGATCCGGTTGAGGGCGATGCGATGCTGCGCGGCCAGCGCCTGCACGCTGGTGATACCGGGAATGACCCGATAGTCGAACGGGAACGGGGCCTTCGCGTCGATCTCCTGGATGATGCGCAGCGTGCTGTCGTAGAGGGCAGGATCGCCCCACACCAGGAATGCCCCGGTTTCACCGTCGGCCAGTTCGCTCTCGAGAAGAGCCGTGTAGCGCGCCTCGATTGCCGCATGCCATGCCGCCACATCGGCCTTGTAGTCGTCGCTCTTGCCGCGCACCGGGACCTCGATGCTCACGAAGCGGTAACCAGGTCGGCGGATGAAGCGCGCGCAGATCTCCTCACGCAACTCACGGAGGGCGGCCTTCTCCGCGCCCTTGTCGGGAATGAAGAAGACATCAGCCTGGTTGAGGGCCTCTATCGCCTGAACGGTGAGATAATCCGGATCGCCGGCGCCTATGCCGATGATGAGAACTTTGCGCATCCGAACCTCGCTCCACCCAGTGTCTCCAAGCGAACCGGTTTTCCCTTCGCTCGAAAATGCTCCAGCCGTCCATGCGACGACATACAGCATGCCGGGGAATGTCGCATCCAGGACGGCCAGATGGGGAGACGAGGCGGAAAAGAATGCTACTGTCGCCCTTCGCCGGGACGACTGGGAGCTTTTCATGCGTATTGTCGACGTCCGTGAAATGACCGCGTCGATCGCCTCGCCGATCGCCAATGCCTATATCGACTTCTCGAAGATGACCTGCTCGGTGGTCGCCGTCGTCACGGATGTGGTGCGCAACGGCAAACCCGTCATCGGCTACGGGTTCAACTCCAACGGCCGCTACGGCGCTGGCGGCCTGTTGCGCGAGCGCTTCCTGCCGCGCCTCAGGGAAGCCGCCCCAGACAGCCTCATCACCGACGCCGGCGACAATCTCGATCCCTTCAAGATCTGGTCGACCCTGATGACCAACGAGAAGCCCGGCGGCCATGGCGAGCGTTCGGTTGCAGTCGGCA
This is a stretch of genomic DNA from Parvibaculum sp.. It encodes these proteins:
- a CDS encoding dihydrodipicolinate synthase family protein, whose protein sequence is MWSGVLPAVTSKFKEDGSLDHDEMTRCFAMQMEAGCDGLIVCGSLGEGPMMTLDERIEVMRTAKSVSGGKPVLMTVAAASTRESCEIAQRAAKSGADGLMVVPSLVYQTNDAETVSTLRTVAQAGDLPIMIYSNKIAYRVDVTPALMEELASDKRFVAIKESSDDIRRTTEIFNRLGDRYAVLTGVDNLAYEALAVGAVGWVAGLVCAFPKETVAIYRLMKQGRHAEALALYRWFRSLLDLDVSTYLVQNIKLAEMLAIGSNERVRAPRQPLSGETRKRVESVIRNALEIRPALPAFG
- a CDS encoding enolase C-terminal domain-like protein, whose translation is MRIVDVREMTASIASPIANAYIDFSKMTCSVVAVVTDVVRNGKPVIGYGFNSNGRYGAGGLLRERFLPRLREAAPDSLITDAGDNLDPFKIWSTLMTNEKPGGHGERSVAVGTIDMAVWDAVAKIEDRPLYRVLADRYRDGVADDKVWVYAAGGYYYPGKDLGALQDEMRSYVDRGYHVVKMKIGAAPLDEDLARIDAVLEIVGEGARLCVDANGRFDTE
- the cobF gene encoding precorrin-6A synthase (deacetylating), coding for MRKVLIIGIGAGDPDYLTVQAIEALNQADVFFIPDKGAEKAALRELREEICARFIRRPGYRFVSIEVPVRGKSDDYKADVAAWHAAIEARYTALLESELADGETGAFLVWGDPALYDSTLRIIQEIDAKAPFPFDYRVIPGITSVQALAAQHRIALNRIGEPVHVTTGRKLGEALPDGTDTVVVMLDGEQAFKRLVGRDLEIYWGAYLGTQEEILVSGPLDDVAGEIDRLRREARDKNGWIMDTYLLRGPKTR